In one Corallococcus sp. EGB genomic region, the following are encoded:
- the mnmA gene encoding tRNA 2-thiouridine(34) synthase MnmA, translating into MRVVVAMSGGVDSSAAAALLKEQGHEVIGITLRVWSYEGSAKCGSCCSPDDIDDARAVAQTLGIPFYVANAEEIFQDRVVNPFVQSYLGGKTPIPCVSCNRDVKFNFLLKRARALGARLATGHYAQVEEVDGRFHLRRAVDAAKDQSYFLFTLGQEELKDVLFPVGHLTKAEVRAVAERHNLPTTHKPESMEICFVPDGDYAGFVEKVAGPQPSGEVVDPDGNVLGRHNGIHRFTVGQRKGLNLGGGEVRYVQRLEPETNRVVVGPAEGTGRAQFGLLQPHWVDGPPPPEQSVEVRIRHRHAGAPGRIHISQHGLVSVKLDAPARAVTPGQAAVVYDRDRVLGGGWIV; encoded by the coding sequence ATGCGAGTCGTCGTTGCCATGAGCGGTGGGGTGGATTCCTCGGCCGCCGCCGCCCTGCTCAAGGAGCAGGGCCACGAGGTCATCGGCATCACTCTGCGCGTCTGGTCCTACGAGGGCAGCGCGAAGTGTGGCAGCTGCTGCAGTCCGGACGACATCGACGACGCCCGCGCGGTGGCCCAGACGCTGGGCATCCCGTTCTACGTAGCCAACGCCGAGGAGATCTTCCAGGACCGGGTCGTCAATCCGTTCGTCCAGTCGTACCTGGGCGGCAAGACGCCCATCCCCTGCGTGAGCTGCAACCGCGACGTGAAGTTCAACTTCCTCCTCAAGCGCGCGCGCGCCCTGGGCGCCCGGCTCGCCACCGGCCACTACGCCCAGGTGGAGGAGGTGGACGGCCGCTTCCACCTGCGCCGCGCCGTGGACGCCGCCAAGGACCAGAGCTACTTCCTCTTCACCCTGGGCCAGGAGGAGCTGAAGGACGTCCTCTTCCCCGTGGGCCACCTCACCAAGGCGGAGGTGCGCGCCGTCGCCGAGCGCCACAACCTGCCCACCACCCACAAGCCGGAGAGCATGGAGATCTGCTTCGTGCCCGACGGCGACTACGCCGGGTTCGTGGAGAAGGTCGCCGGCCCCCAGCCCTCCGGTGAAGTCGTGGACCCCGACGGCAACGTGCTGGGCAGGCACAACGGCATCCACCGCTTCACCGTGGGCCAGCGCAAGGGACTCAACCTGGGTGGTGGTGAGGTGCGCTACGTGCAGCGCCTGGAGCCGGAGACGAACCGCGTCGTCGTGGGCCCCGCGGAGGGCACCGGCCGCGCGCAGTTCGGCCTGCTCCAGCCGCACTGGGTGGACGGGCCGCCCCCGCCCGAGCAGTCCGTGGAGGTCCGCATCCGCCACCGCCACGCGGGCGCACCGGGACGGATCCACATCTCGCAGCACGGCCTGGTGTCCGTGAAGCTCGACGCGCCCGCGCGCGCCGTCACGCCGGGGCAGGCCGCGGTCGTCTACGATCGCGATCGCGTGCTCGGCGGCGGGTGGATCGTCTGA